The DNA segment CACCACCAGTGCGGCCAAAAAAGTGAAAGTTACGCTGACGGCACTGCCTGGCGATTATGACATGAAGCTATATAAAGGCACAACACTGCTTGCTACATCACAAAATACGGGTACCACTTCGGAAACTATTATTTATAATGCTACCTCAACAGGTACCTATTATGTTTACGTGTACGGCTATTCCGGAGCTTACAATGCGGCAAGCTGCTACGACCTGAAGGCGCAGACTTCATCAACCAGTTTCAGAACGGCCAATGGTGAAAGTCTTGATGAACCCAACACGCCTCTGGTTATTTCTATGTATCCGAATCCGGCCGGTAATAATCTCACCCTTGAATACAATACTGAATTTAACGATAACAGTACCGTGAATGTTTATGATATGTCCGGCCGCCTTGTTTTGTCAAACAGCTTTACATCAACCAAAGGTCTTAATACATGGAATATTGACCTGAGCCAACTGATGAACGGATTGTATATGATAGAACTGATAAATTCCAGCGACAGAATCATTAATAAAATTATGGTTGAGAAATAGTCGGAAGAGAAAAACGAAGGTTGAATGTATTCAATGGTCGCGGCACTTACGCTGCGACCATTTTTTTTACTTGCTTCTTACAACTTCTGTTGTTTTTTGAAGCTCCATGATTTCAAGATCTTTAATCGCCTTGCCATCTATGTTGAACCGCAGCAATGTGATTACCTGATGAAAACCGTATTTGCCGGCAGCGCCGGGATTCATGTGAAGCAACTGATGTTTTTTGTCGTAAATAACTTTCAGAATGTGCGAATGCCCGCTGATGAACAGACCCGGCTTTTCGCGCAGTATCATCTGTCGTGTTGCCGGTTCCCAGCGCCCCGGATAACCTCCGATGTGCTGCATCAGCACTTTTACATCTTCACAAAAAAAGTTCTGTATCTCAGGATATTCAATGCGTACGTCGCTTCCGTCGATGTTGCCATAGACTGCACGAAGTTTTTTAAACGATGCCAGTTGCTTTGCCAGTCCTGCATTTCCGATATCGCCTGCATGCCATATCTCATCGCAATGCTCAAAGAAGTTGAAAATTTCAGGATGCAGATAATTGTGGGTATCGGAAAGCAAACCAATGCGTGTCATGATATATTGTATCAGAAAAAACTAATGAATAACAGGATGTTCAGAAAGGTGACAACCAAACCGATTACCGACAGCATGATCAGTGTTATAGGCTTGTTCGCATATTTTCCCATCACTTTTTTAGAGGTGGTGAGATAAATCTGCAGGAAGATGGTGATGGGCAGCTGAATACTTAATATCATCTGCGATACCAGCAATCCTTTAAATGGATTACGAATCATAAATATCACGATAAGCGCTACAAACAGCGATATCACAACGCCTGTCCGCGAATGATTGTCTTTTACGTGAAACGGTTCACCGAACATCCCTGCGAAAATACTGCCGCCTGCCATGCCTGATGTTGTTGACGACGCCAGCCCGCTGAACAGCAGCGCCAGCGCAAACACAATGGCTGCTGAGGGTCCGAGCAGCGGCTTCAGCACATCCGATGCCTGCTGCAGTTCATTCACGATAACACCGTTTGAAAAGAATACGGTTGCTGCCAGCAATATCATCGCACTGTTGATGGCCCAACCGATAATCATCGCGAAAAGCGTATCAAACAGTTCGAAGTCAAGCTGACGCTTAATTACCTTGTCGTCCTTCAGATTCCATTGCCGGCTTTGTATTACTTCCGAGTGCAGGAAAAGATTATGCGGCATTACAACAGCCCCCAGAAGACTCATGATAAGCATGATTGAACCGTGCGGAATGTTTGGTGTTACCCAGCTTACTGCAGCCTCGCCCCAGTTGATGTGTACCAGTGAAAGTTCGTATATGAACGATAAACCGATGAGTGACACAAAACCGATAATCCATTTTTCTATTTTGCGGTACGAATTTGAAAGTATCAGTATCGACACAAAAATTGCGGTGAGTGTGGCACC comes from the Bacteroidota bacterium genome and includes:
- a CDS encoding metallophosphoesterase family protein encodes the protein MTRIGLLSDTHNYLHPEIFNFFEHCDEIWHAGDIGNAGLAKQLASFKKLRAVYGNIDGSDVRIEYPEIQNFFCEDVKVLMQHIGGYPGRWEPATRQMILREKPGLFISGHSHILKVIYDKKHQLLHMNPGAAGKYGFHQVITLLRFNIDGKAIKDLEIMELQKTTEVVRSK
- a CDS encoding Nramp family divalent metal transporter; its protein translation is MKHIYNDLNASGSKKHFGALDIFKYIGPGLLVTVGFIDPGNWATNIAGGSEFGYLLLWVITLSTIMLIVLQHNVAHLGIATGLCLSEATNKYLPKWLGRPLLGTAMAASVSTSLAELLGAAIALNMLWDVPIMAGATLTAIFVSILILSNSYRKIEKWIIGFVSLIGLSFIYELSLVHINWGEAAVSWVTPNIPHGSIMLIMSLLGAVVMPHNLFLHSEVIQSRQWNLKDDKVIKRQLDFELFDTLFAMIIGWAINSAMILLAATVFFSNGVIVNELQQASDVLKPLLGPSAAIVFALALLFSGLASSTTSGMAGGSIFAGMFGEPFHVKDNHSRTGVVISLFVALIVIFMIRNPFKGLLVSQMILSIQLPITIFLQIYLTTSKKVMGKYANKPITLIMLSVIGLVVTFLNILLFISFF